AATAAGGTGAAATTACCTAACCAACAATAAAAATCTACATACGGAAATGTCATCCAACCTAAATAAGCATAAACATAACCAAAATAACCTTCTGCATCTTCAAACACAAAATGTACAGGCAAGATTAAACTCCCTAAATAGGAAAAGATACTTGCGTATAAAAATAGATTATTTTTCAAATTTGCTTTCAATTTTATGGATTTGTTTTTCAAGTTTCAAATTTTCTTTTTTCAATTTATTCTTAGGGCTAAACATAGCATAAGCCAATAAGCCTACTCCAATACCTACAATTGCACCAATTTTTTGATCTTTATTAATTGCTTTCGAAATCGCAATTCCTGCTGCAGCTCCAGTTGTGACAATAGAAACTGTGTTTTCAAATTCCTTTGATTTAGTATCTAAAACTTCTAATAAATTATTCATACTTAATTATTTTCAATATACCCTTCAATAAATATTCCTAAATATAAATCATTCCAAATTATTTTAAAAATTGTTCGTCTAAATTCAAGTGTTTATCTTTGTTCTGTAACATTTTTAGAATGGAAATTCAAGATAAAATTTTAGCTTTAAGAGAAGAGCTTACTCAGCATAATTATAATTATTACGTTTTAGATAAACCGACGATTTCTGATTTCGAATTTGATTTGAAATTAAAAGAATTAAAACGTTTAGAAGACGAGAATCCTTTGTTTTTTGATATTAATTCCCCTACTCAACGAGTTGGAGGCATGGTGACAAAAAACTTTCCAACCATTGCACACGAATTTAGAATGTATTCGTTGGATAACTCGTACTCAGTAGAAGATTTACAAGACTGGGAAAAAAGAATTGAAAAGACGCTTGACGAAGCTGTAGAATTCGTTTGTGAATTGAAATACGATGGTGCTTCAATTTCTATTTTATACGAAAATGGTGAGTTAACTCAGGCTGTAACACGTGGAGATGGAACACAAGGTGATGAAATCACGAATAATATTCGTACCATACAATCTGTTCCTTTAAAATTGAAAGGTAATTATCCCGAACGTTTTTTTATGCGTGGAGAGATTACTATACCGCTAAATAAATTTGCAGCTATTAACGAAGAACGCGCTCAAAATGGATTAGAATTGTATGCAAATCCTCGTAATACCGCCTCAGGTTCATTGAAATTACAAGATAATACCGAAGTTGCTAAACGTGGTTTGCAATGCTTTCCGTATTATTTTATTGGAAATAATTTGCCGTATTCTACGCAATGGGAAATGCTACAAGCCGCGGATGAGTTAGGATTTAAAATTCCGCATACATCTAAATTATGTACTTCCTTGGAAGAAGTTTTAGCTTTTGTTGACTATTGGGATATCGAACGTAAAAATTTGCCCTATGAAACGGATGGAATTGTAATTAAAGTCAATTCTTTTTCACAACAAGATGAATTAGGTTATACTGCAAAATCACCACGCTGGGCGATGGCCTATAAATTTAAAGCAGAAGCTGCTGAGACTGAATTATTAAGTATTGATTATCAAGTTGGACGCACAGGAGCAATTACGCCAGTAGCTAATCTTTCACCTGTTTCGTTGGCTGGTACAATTGTAAAACGTGCATCTGTTCATAATGAAGACATCATCAAAAAATTGGATATCCGCATTGGTGATATAGTTTATGTTGAAAAAGGTGGAGAAATTATTCCAAAAATAGTAGGTGTCAATACAGACGTACGTCAACCTGGAACGGAAGAAATAGAGTTTATTAAAGAATGTCCTTCTTGTGGAACAGAACTAATTCGAAACGAAGGCGAAGCACAACATTATTGTCCAAACGAAAATGGTTGTGAACCACAGATTATTGGAAAATTAGAGCATTTTGTTTCGAGAAAAGCAATGGATATTGAAAGCATTGGTTCGGAAACTGCAGTTTTATTACACCACGCAAATTTACTCAACAACATTGCTGATTTTTATACCTTACAAAAAGAGGCTATTTTACCTTTGGATAGAATGGCCGAAAAATCGGCTCAGAATATTATTACATCTGTTGAAAAATCGAAAGAACAACCTTTTGAAAAAGTATTATATGCCATCGGAATTCGTCATGTTGGTGAAACAGTTGCGAAGAAATTAGTCAAACACTTTCAGAATATTGACCGATTAATGCTTGCTACTATGGAAGAATTGGTTGCTGTACCAGATGTTGGAGAAAAAATTGCGCTATCAATTATAGAATATTTTAAGGAAGAACAACATCAAAATTTAATTCAGCGCTTACGTGATTATGGATTAAATTTTGAAATTGGTGAAGAAGCAAAACCATTATCCGATTCATTAGAAGGAAAAACATTTTTATTTACGGGAAGTTTAACGAAATTTACTCGAAACGAAGCGCAGAAAATGGTAGAAGACCATGGAGGAAAAAATATTTCAGCTGTTTCTAAAAATTTAAATTTCTTAGTTGCCGGAGATAAAGCGGGAAGTAAATTAAAAAAAGCTGAGGAAATCGGAACAGTTGTAGTCTTAACAGAAGATGAATTTTTAACCATGATAAACGGCTAATGGAATCTGGATTAATTGCTGTTATTATTTTCGGTATTGTATTATTAATTTTGGTTCCATTTATTTACTATGGACTAAGAATGGCTGGCTACAATAAAGCAGCAATGATTGTTTCGTTGGCTCTATTTTTTACAGTTGTTATTCCAATGGTAAAATATGGTTACAGGAGTCAAATGTATTCTACAGATGATTTGAAAATTGATCTACATCAGGCTGGAATTGGATTCAAAGGAGAACCAAAGATTGTTTCGACAGATATTTCTGGAATCAAAAAGATGAAACAACAAACTATTCTAATTATGGACTCAACGGATATAAATATCATTATCAATCGAATAGAAACTGATCCACGTTTTGAGATTTCTCCAAAAATATTAAGCCTTAAAGAAGAGTTAGGTGCCAATGCAAGAAATAAAACAAATAGAAATTATCGTTTCAAGGATAATTATATTTTAGAAACGTACGGAATGATTGATAATTATACGATTCGTTATTCCGAACTAAAATTTAGGAAAGGAAATGATACCGTTTTCTTCAAAAAAGAAGAAGTTTATTAAACTAAAAAAAATCCGTCAACATGACGGATTTTTTTTTAGTTTTTGTAAGTTATAATATTTAATAATGAAAACGATTCGCTCTTTTAAACGTTCCTAAATCATTGAAACGAACACCATTTTCTTTCATTATTTTATGTGCTCTTTTTCGAGTAATATGTCGAACATAAAAAGTTTCATTCACAACAAAATGATGAATAGCATGTGTCCAGCCAAAGAAAAAACAAAACACTTGGAAAGGATATGTCCACCAAACATTTAAAATTTGTGTTTGTTCAATTACATTCCCTTTTTCTACATCACCAAAATAATGAAGGTTTGAAGTTATAAAATGCAAACAAAATTGGCGTAATAAATTAGGTAATAAAACAATATAAATAAATGGATTTAACCAATTCAACGTTGATTTTATCACTTCAGGAAATACAAAATTTGTATTAAACTTAGTAGCAAGAAAATCTAAAACTAAATCAATCGAAAAGAAATATAAAATAACATGAGATAGTATAGTCAGCGGAATTAATCCAAAAATTCCATATAATTTTAATTTATTAGCCGTTTCAAATTTTAGGTTTCCTTTATCAACTTCAGATTTTATATCAGAAAATAAAACTTTAACACGAAAAAGATTTCCTAAAACTAAATCAGGTGTAAACAATAAACGTTTTAAAGACCATTTTTCACCATTCGTCACCCCTCTTTCTTCCACATCGTGTAATGTTCCTGAAAATCTATGGTGATGAAAATGTAAGGTTCTACGAAACCATGGATTAAGTGTTAAAGGTCTCAAAATCCAAATCCATGCTAACATAAAATTATGTACAAATTTATTGTTTTTGAAATACATAAAATGAATCAAATCATGCTCTAATTCGTGTAAAACACCAAATAAGAATGCATTCACAAGAATTAAAACCCATGCTGGAATAACATTAATATACCATAAATATCCCATAAAAAGACTAACAACTACAGCGAATGTAAATATTAGTAATCCGATGGTATTCTGTTTTTTAAGTATTGGATAATCCTCTTTTAGTTCTCGATAAGATGCAGCAATTTCTCGTCTAATCTTACTGGTATGTTCTTGATGACTCATCATTTAATTTTAAACAATATCTACAAATATACTCAATACCTAACGCATAAATTTGATAGTTATGGCGAAATATATCATATTGTTTATTTTAATTTATTATGTTAATGTAAGAATTTATAGAAATATAATTCAAATACACGATATTAAACAGATATTTTACTTACAATCATAATAGATTTGTAGAACTATTTCAAATCAAAAAAATGATATAATTATCCTTAAATTTGCTTCAAATTAATCGCCATGAATCGAGAAGAAATAGGAAATCAACTTTTAAATGAAATTTTAAATATTCAGCTTGCCAATAAACCAATCAATTCTAAATATTTAGATTTAAAGCGTTTGGTTGAAAATCTTGCCTTTGAATTAACTAAAAATGAAGCTTTACAATTTTCTAACTTTTTCTCGAAACTTTCGTTTATCTGTAATCAATTCCAAGTCTCTACTAAAATTCATTCGTTCCGAAAAACAGCTCAACGAATTTTGAGCGAGAAATACGAACCGACTGAACACGAGTATTTTACACATTATAAATATGTTGCAGAATTCATTTCTGCAATATATGAAGTAATGATTCCTTCGGAAATTATCTATTATTTTCCTGAAAAAGAATTTTATACCAATAAGATTCTGACACGAAATAGAATTAAAAAACTACGTGTTCAAATCATAGAAATAAAACGCGATTGTTTGATTTGTGATCATGAAGATAATGAAACTGAAGAAAATATTACGGTTCAAATTGATGAAGATGGCGTAAATGAACACTTTACTTCTGTTGAAAATTTTTGGGTTGGTGCACAATTAAATTTAGTGAATTCGACAATTGATGAAGAAGGAATTTATCACCCACGCTTTATCATTCTCGAACCAGATTATTTGGTTGATATTTCCGCAATTGCCGAGTGTTTTCAAGATTACGGAACATCAGAGTTCCATTATATTCAGAAGAAATACGAAGAAGCACCTAATAGCAAACATATACGATTAGGAAATTTTGCCAATGCAGTAGTCGATCATTTTTCGACTGAGAATATGGAAAAAACTGATTTCAATGAGATTTTTAAAAATGATTTTAAGAATTATCCGTTGGAATATACCGCTTGTAGTGATTTAACAAATCCTGATCATCTCAAAGAATATTACGAGGAAGCGAAAGGTCATTTTAATCGTATTCAAAAAGTATTGGCAGAAGATTTTCCTACTTATGATATTTCATTAGATCGCGCCTTAATAGAACCTTCTTTTTTGTGCGAACAATATGGTATTCAAGGGCGTTTGGATTTGTTGGATATTAATCCTGAAGGAAAAAATAAGATTATAGAACTAAAATCTGGTGGTGCGCCTTTTCCGGATGATGGAAAAAGTGTCAAACCAAATCATGCAACGCAGTTGTTTTTGTATTATCAGATCATTGGTGTTTTGTATGATTTAGAGTTTAAAGATGTCACGAAAAATACTGAAGGTTATATATTCTATTCAAAAGTTTATCAAGGAAATTTACGCTTTGATGTGCCGACTTTAGCACGGGTTCAACGAATTTTTGATTTACGAAATAGAATCATCATCAACGAAAACCGATTAGCAAATCATACGTTAACAGAAATAGAATCAATTGTCTATTCAATTAAACCTGCTAATTTCATCAAACGAAAAATTCATCCTCGTTTCAAAGAAATTTTAGAAGAACAATTGGATAAATTTCTCTATTCCATAAAAAATAGTTCGTCGTTAGAAAAAGCGTATTTTTATTCGTTTACCAACTTTATTGCAAAAGAGCAATACATGGCAAAACTTGGCTTAGGACAATCAACTTCTAACAACGGTTTGGCGAGTTTGTGGTTAAATTCTTTCGAAGAAAAAAACAATAATTTTGAAATTATTTATGATTTAGAAATCGTTGAGAATTATATTTCTGATCCAAAACGAGAAATTAAATTAAAACGAACAAATCCAGCAAACGATTTTATTTCGATTCGCGAAGGTGATATCTGTATTCTTTATCCAAGAAATGAATCGAAAGATTCTGTTTTAACAAATCAGGTTTTTAAATGTACAATCAAAAGTATTTCGCGCGAATTTATTGTGTTACGTTTCCGCTATCAGCAACCCAATACACACTTTTTTGATTCGTTTGATTCTTCAGGAAAATGGGCTTTAGAGAGAGATTTTATGGACTCTTCTTTTGTTTCGATGTATCGAAATTTATATGGATTAATTCATTCTTCTAAAGTTAAAAAAGATTTAATTTTAACACAATCTGTTCCAAGAAATAATATGGATTATGATTATTTTAATGCAAATCTTTCGGATGAACAAAATCGAATTCTGAAAAAAGCACTTTCTGCAAAAGATTATTTCTTGTTGAACGGACCTCCAGGAACAGGAAAAACATCGATTATCATCAAAGAATTGGTAAAAGAAATCTATGACAACCAAAATTGTAATATTTTGCTTTTGGCATACACCAATCGTGCAGTTGATGAATTATGCGAATCGATCAATTCGGCTATTTCTGATCAAATTGAACAAAAGTTTATTCGAATAGGGAATGAACTATCTACTTCGCCAGAATTTCATCCAAATTTATTGAATAAAATTATCGAGCAAAAAGATACTGAATTAGAACAAAAAGGAGAAAAATTTTCGAGAAAAACAATTCAAGATATCGTTCAAAAACAACGTATTTTCGTTTCGACTGTTGCTTCAATTTCAAGTAAAACCGAACTACTGAAGTTAAAGAAATTTGACACGATTATCATTGATGAAGCTTCACAGATTTTAGAACCTCAAATTGTTGGAATTCTCCCAAAAACAGAGCGTTTTATTATGATTGGCGATCACAAACAATTACCAGCAATCGTTTTACAAAATCCTGAATTAGCAATGACGAATAACGAGTTGTTGGAAAATATTGGCTTAATCAATCGTAAAAACTCCATTTTTGAACGATTATATGAGTTTTGTGAACGAAACAATTACGAAAATGCGTTTGATCAACTAACCTTTCAAGGTCGAATGCACGCAGAAATTGCTGATTTTCCGAACAATTATTTTTATGAAGGAAAACTAAATGTTGCTTTTGATATTCCAAATTTGAATGATGAGATTAAGCAAAGTTTAAATCGTCAACGTGCAGATTTACAATTCGAACACCATGATGAATCAAATAACTTACATCAATTTATAATCAATAACCGTTTTGCGTTTATCAATGTTGACGAAAATCCATATTTACCATCAACAAATGTGCAAGAAGCTGATTTGATTGTCAAATTTGTGCAAGAAATTATTCATTTATACGAAATCAATCAAAAAGAATTTGATCCAAAGAAAACAATCGGAATTATTGCGCCTTTCCGTAATCAAATTGCGCTAATAAAACAAAAATTAGAATTGGCAAATATTCCAGATTACGAGCAAATTACGGTGGATACTGTTGAACGTTATCAAGGAAGTCAGCGCGATATTATTTTGTATAGTTTTGCTGTAACGTATCATTCGCAATTGAATGCATTGGTGAATATGAATGATCAAGGAAATGTAGATCGAAAACTAAATGTTGCCTTAACTCGTGCAAAAGAGCAATTATTTTTGATTGGAAATCAAACCATTTTGAAAGAAAATCAACTCATTAAAACGTTAATTGATTATTTAGAAAATAAATCTACTCATAAACTGACAATCTAATTAAAATCACTTCTTAATTCATTTAAGATTCAGTAAATTTGTGCAACTATTTTTGTAAAATTATGTTGTATCAAAGAAGTAGCGCATTATTTAAAGATGCGCAAGAATATATTCCGGGAGGTGTAAATTCTCCTGTTCGTGCATTTAAATCTGTTGGAGGAACGCCAATTTTCATCAAAAAAGCTGAAGGAGCTTATATTTATGATGAAGACGGACGTGCTTACGTAGATTATATCAACTCTTGGGGACCGATGATTATTGGACATACAGATCCACGAGTTTTGAATGCGACAGTTGAGCAAATGAAAAATGGTTTTTCTTTTGGTACACCAACTGAATTGGAAACTGAAATTGCAAAATTAATCACTTCTGTTGTGCCAAACATCGACATGATTCGTATGGTGAATTCTGGTACAGAAGCTTGTATGTCTGCAATTCGTTTAGCAAGAGGTTATACAAATCGTGATAAAATTGTAAAATTTGAAGGTTGTTACCATGGACATTCAGATTCATTTTTGATTAAAGCTGGTTCTGGTGCTGCAACTTTCGGAAATCCAAATTCTCCGGGTGTAACGCAAGGAACTGCAAAAGACACATTGTTGGCAGAATACAATAATTTGGAAGATGTAAAAGCTTTATTCGAACAAAATAAAGGCGAAATTGCGGCTATTATTGTAGAACCAATTGCAGGAAACATGGGATGTATTGTTCCAGAAAAAGGTTTCTTAGAAGGATTGAGACAAATTTGTGATGAGAATGGCGCATTATTAATTTTTGATGAAGTAATGACAGGTTTCCGTCAAGCGATGGGAGGTTCTCAAGAACGTTTAAACATCAATGCAGATATTGTAACATTTGGTAAAGTAATTGGCGGTGGTTTCCCTGTTGGTGCTTTTGCTGCTCGTCGCGAAATCATGAATCATCTTGCTCCTCTTGGCTCTGTTTATCAAGCGGGAACATTATCAGGAAATCCAATTGCGATGCGTGCGGGTATCACAACATTGAATATTATCAATAATGATAGAGCATTATTCAATAGAATTGATAACGCTACAGAAACTTTAGATGTTGAAATTTCTAAAATCTTTGCAGAAAAAGGAATTCCAAATCATATCAATCGTTTAGGGTCGATGATGTCTGTTTTCTTTACAGAGCAAACGGAAATTAAAAACTTTACAGATGTGACCAAATGTAACCACGAAAGATTCAACAAATTTTTCCATCATTTATTAACGAACGAAGTTTACATTGCTCCTTCTGGATACGAAACTTGGTTTATTTCTGATGCAATTAAAGATGCTGAAATTAATAAAACATTAGACGCTGTAAGAAGCTTCGAAGGATAAGAATAAAAAAAATGCAGTGGTTTTCTACTGCATTTTTTATTTATTGATAATCACCAATATGCTCCATTTCACTGACAAAGCTAATTACTTTTGTTGCAAACTTTTGCAAGCTTTTTTGTTGAATTTCTGCTAAAAAATTATTTTTAAA
This portion of the Empedobacter stercoris genome encodes:
- the ligA gene encoding NAD-dependent DNA ligase LigA is translated as MEIQDKILALREELTQHNYNYYVLDKPTISDFEFDLKLKELKRLEDENPLFFDINSPTQRVGGMVTKNFPTIAHEFRMYSLDNSYSVEDLQDWEKRIEKTLDEAVEFVCELKYDGASISILYENGELTQAVTRGDGTQGDEITNNIRTIQSVPLKLKGNYPERFFMRGEITIPLNKFAAINEERAQNGLELYANPRNTASGSLKLQDNTEVAKRGLQCFPYYFIGNNLPYSTQWEMLQAADELGFKIPHTSKLCTSLEEVLAFVDYWDIERKNLPYETDGIVIKVNSFSQQDELGYTAKSPRWAMAYKFKAEAAETELLSIDYQVGRTGAITPVANLSPVSLAGTIVKRASVHNEDIIKKLDIRIGDIVYVEKGGEIIPKIVGVNTDVRQPGTEEIEFIKECPSCGTELIRNEGEAQHYCPNENGCEPQIIGKLEHFVSRKAMDIESIGSETAVLLHHANLLNNIADFYTLQKEAILPLDRMAEKSAQNIITSVEKSKEQPFEKVLYAIGIRHVGETVAKKLVKHFQNIDRLMLATMEELVAVPDVGEKIALSIIEYFKEEQHQNLIQRLRDYGLNFEIGEEAKPLSDSLEGKTFLFTGSLTKFTRNEAQKMVEDHGGKNISAVSKNLNFLVAGDKAGSKLKKAEEIGTVVVLTEDEFLTMING
- a CDS encoding fatty acid desaturase, giving the protein MSHQEHTSKIRREIAASYRELKEDYPILKKQNTIGLLIFTFAVVVSLFMGYLWYINVIPAWVLILVNAFLFGVLHELEHDLIHFMYFKNNKFVHNFMLAWIWILRPLTLNPWFRRTLHFHHHRFSGTLHDVEERGVTNGEKWSLKRLLFTPDLVLGNLFRVKVLFSDIKSEVDKGNLKFETANKLKLYGIFGLIPLTILSHVILYFFSIDLVLDFLATKFNTNFVFPEVIKSTLNWLNPFIYIVLLPNLLRQFCLHFITSNLHYFGDVEKGNVIEQTQILNVWWTYPFQVFCFFFGWTHAIHHFVVNETFYVRHITRKRAHKIMKENGVRFNDLGTFKRANRFHY
- a CDS encoding AAA domain-containing protein, which codes for MNREEIGNQLLNEILNIQLANKPINSKYLDLKRLVENLAFELTKNEALQFSNFFSKLSFICNQFQVSTKIHSFRKTAQRILSEKYEPTEHEYFTHYKYVAEFISAIYEVMIPSEIIYYFPEKEFYTNKILTRNRIKKLRVQIIEIKRDCLICDHEDNETEENITVQIDEDGVNEHFTSVENFWVGAQLNLVNSTIDEEGIYHPRFIILEPDYLVDISAIAECFQDYGTSEFHYIQKKYEEAPNSKHIRLGNFANAVVDHFSTENMEKTDFNEIFKNDFKNYPLEYTACSDLTNPDHLKEYYEEAKGHFNRIQKVLAEDFPTYDISLDRALIEPSFLCEQYGIQGRLDLLDINPEGKNKIIELKSGGAPFPDDGKSVKPNHATQLFLYYQIIGVLYDLEFKDVTKNTEGYIFYSKVYQGNLRFDVPTLARVQRIFDLRNRIIINENRLANHTLTEIESIVYSIKPANFIKRKIHPRFKEILEEQLDKFLYSIKNSSSLEKAYFYSFTNFIAKEQYMAKLGLGQSTSNNGLASLWLNSFEEKNNNFEIIYDLEIVENYISDPKREIKLKRTNPANDFISIREGDICILYPRNESKDSVLTNQVFKCTIKSISREFIVLRFRYQQPNTHFFDSFDSSGKWALERDFMDSSFVSMYRNLYGLIHSSKVKKDLILTQSVPRNNMDYDYFNANLSDEQNRILKKALSAKDYFLLNGPPGTGKTSIIIKELVKEIYDNQNCNILLLAYTNRAVDELCESINSAISDQIEQKFIRIGNELSTSPEFHPNLLNKIIEQKDTELEQKGEKFSRKTIQDIVQKQRIFVSTVASISSKTELLKLKKFDTIIIDEASQILEPQIVGILPKTERFIMIGDHKQLPAIVLQNPELAMTNNELLENIGLINRKNSIFERLYEFCERNNYENAFDQLTFQGRMHAEIADFPNNYFYEGKLNVAFDIPNLNDEIKQSLNRQRADLQFEHHDESNNLHQFIINNRFAFINVDENPYLPSTNVQEADLIVKFVQEIIHLYEINQKEFDPKKTIGIIAPFRNQIALIKQKLELANIPDYEQITVDTVERYQGSQRDIILYSFAVTYHSQLNALVNMNDQGNVDRKLNVALTRAKEQLFLIGNQTILKENQLIKTLIDYLENKSTHKLTI
- the hemL gene encoding glutamate-1-semialdehyde 2,1-aminomutase, producing the protein MLYQRSSALFKDAQEYIPGGVNSPVRAFKSVGGTPIFIKKAEGAYIYDEDGRAYVDYINSWGPMIIGHTDPRVLNATVEQMKNGFSFGTPTELETEIAKLITSVVPNIDMIRMVNSGTEACMSAIRLARGYTNRDKIVKFEGCYHGHSDSFLIKAGSGAATFGNPNSPGVTQGTAKDTLLAEYNNLEDVKALFEQNKGEIAAIIVEPIAGNMGCIVPEKGFLEGLRQICDENGALLIFDEVMTGFRQAMGGSQERLNINADIVTFGKVIGGGFPVGAFAARREIMNHLAPLGSVYQAGTLSGNPIAMRAGITTLNIINNDRALFNRIDNATETLDVEISKIFAEKGIPNHINRLGSMMSVFFTEQTEIKNFTDVTKCNHERFNKFFHHLLTNEVYIAPSGYETWFISDAIKDAEINKTLDAVRSFEG